In Salana multivorans, a single genomic region encodes these proteins:
- a CDS encoding TetR/AcrR family transcriptional regulator, with the protein MPRDAAPRSGPKVPASGEPTSRGRPSDGPTANRGPAAAAANRAAILAAAQRLFASEGFLVPLSAIAREAGVGQGVLYRHFRGRTDLADAVFEDNLVALEETAASAGPGVFAALWRELLEHTVTASAFVELVLQTRHAAVPHDRSRDGSHAVPHDVPHDGARRLADLVGVALARSRAAGELDADLTTDDVLLAWRMAFGIVTTAPTPEQARADLAAARLLGMAP; encoded by the coding sequence ATGCCTCGCGACGCCGCGCCCCGGTCAGGGCCGAAGGTCCCGGCCTCGGGCGAGCCCACGTCCCGCGGCCGTCCGTCGGACGGCCCCACCGCGAACCGTGGACCCGCGGCGGCCGCGGCGAACCGCGCGGCGATCCTCGCGGCCGCCCAGCGCCTGTTCGCCAGCGAGGGGTTCCTCGTGCCGCTCAGCGCGATCGCGCGCGAGGCCGGTGTCGGCCAGGGCGTGCTGTACCGGCACTTCCGCGGGCGGACGGACCTGGCGGACGCCGTGTTCGAGGACAACCTCGTGGCGCTGGAGGAGACCGCGGCGAGCGCGGGGCCGGGGGTGTTCGCCGCGCTGTGGCGCGAGCTGCTGGAGCACACGGTGACGGCGTCCGCCTTCGTCGAGCTGGTGCTCCAGACGCGGCACGCGGCGGTCCCGCACGACCGGTCGCGCGACGGCTCGCACGCCGTCCCGCACGACGTCCCGCACGACGGGGCGCGGCGGCTCGCCGACCTCGTCGGGGTCGCGCTGGCCCGATCCAGGGCGGCCGGCGAGCTGGACGCCGACCTCACGACCGACGACGTGCTGCTCGCCTGGCGGATGGCGTTCGGGATCGTGACGACGGCACCGACGCCCGAGCAGGCGCGCGCGGACCTCGCCGCGGCGCGCCTGCTCGGGATGGCCCCGTAG
- a CDS encoding ABC transporter substrate-binding protein, whose protein sequence is MRIARRHAGIVLAGAVALTLAACGSGSTGGGGGTAGSDGGSTDGAGGSAGGGEKVTLRWAMSADSQAEVDVWNHLADMVTEAYPEIEVTFESTPYREYYNKLTAQAASNDLACIAGLQAQRVSDVGSLFVDLAPYFEQTGFDIADYSESIVEGLTSDGAQLAVPYDFGPFVVYVNKDLFDAAGLEQPQPGWTFEEFIAAAEALTKDGTYGWAVNGSPDAWLGWALSVGGVYMADGEPTLTDPGVVDGFGREVSLVTEYGVAQAPDASGQAGGASDLWRNGRAAMYIDGPWQLINARTTVDFEVGLTTLPSVDGTSITTMSGTGFGITSSCKNPDEAWKAISVIIGPEAQQYIADAGRGFPAYTAAQESWYETAGVDGAREAIETALETVDPYPTPAGWQQVSALLVQYSTEAFSGARTPAQVLELVQQQAG, encoded by the coding sequence ATGCGTATCGCACGAAGGCATGCGGGGATCGTCCTGGCGGGGGCCGTCGCCCTGACGCTCGCGGCATGCGGCTCGGGCTCGACGGGTGGCGGCGGCGGCACCGCCGGCTCCGACGGCGGCTCGACCGACGGCGCGGGCGGCTCGGCGGGCGGGGGTGAGAAGGTCACGCTGCGCTGGGCGATGTCGGCCGACTCCCAGGCCGAGGTCGACGTGTGGAACCACCTCGCCGACATGGTGACCGAGGCGTACCCCGAGATCGAGGTGACGTTCGAGTCGACGCCCTACCGCGAGTACTACAACAAGCTCACCGCGCAGGCGGCGAGCAACGACCTCGCCTGCATCGCGGGCCTCCAGGCGCAGCGGGTGTCCGACGTCGGCTCGCTCTTCGTCGACCTCGCGCCCTACTTCGAGCAGACCGGGTTCGACATCGCCGACTACTCGGAGTCGATCGTCGAGGGGCTCACCTCCGACGGCGCGCAGCTCGCGGTGCCGTACGACTTCGGGCCGTTCGTCGTCTACGTCAACAAGGACCTGTTCGATGCGGCCGGCCTCGAGCAGCCGCAGCCGGGCTGGACCTTCGAGGAGTTCATCGCCGCGGCCGAGGCGCTCACGAAGGACGGCACCTACGGCTGGGCGGTCAACGGGTCGCCGGACGCGTGGCTCGGCTGGGCGCTCAGCGTCGGCGGGGTCTACATGGCGGACGGCGAGCCGACGCTCACCGATCCGGGGGTCGTCGACGGCTTCGGCCGCGAGGTCTCGCTGGTCACCGAGTACGGCGTCGCCCAGGCGCCCGACGCCAGCGGACAGGCCGGCGGCGCGAGCGACCTGTGGCGCAACGGCCGGGCCGCGATGTACATCGACGGTCCGTGGCAGCTCATCAACGCGCGCACGACCGTCGACTTCGAGGTGGGTCTCACGACGCTGCCGTCGGTCGACGGGACGTCGATCACGACGATGTCGGGGACGGGCTTCGGCATCACGTCGTCGTGCAAGAACCCCGACGAGGCGTGGAAGGCCATCTCGGTCATCATCGGTCCGGAGGCGCAGCAGTACATCGCCGACGCCGGCCGCGGGTTCCCGGCCTACACGGCGGCCCAGGAGTCCTGGTACGAGACGGCCGGCGTCGACGGCGCCCGCGAGGCCATCGAGACGGCGCTCGAGACGGTCGACCCCTACCCGACGCCCGCCGGGTGGCAGCAGGTCTCGGCGCTCCTCGTGCAGTACTCGACCGAGGCGTTCAGCGGCGCGAGGACGCCGGCGCAGGTGCTCGAGCTCGTCCAGCAGCAGGCCGGCTGA
- a CDS encoding rhamnogalacturonan lyase, with protein MTHRPVRRRAAAGGGVLAASAALAVAALAAPGFAAPATAAPTTDDGSQTPIQLERLDRGVVAVAGAEGVTLTWRLLADEVTEASTTSLTGPLFVVERDGVEIARTTATNAADPGGTPESTYVVRTVVDGREVGASTVVPWAQDHLDIPLNKPAGGVTPAGEAYTYSANDVSVADLDGDGSYEYVVKWDPSNSKDVSQVGYTGSTYLDAYTLEGRQLWRIDLGVNIRSGAHYTQFPVMDFDGDGTAELMVKTAPGTSITRYDETGAVVSSSTITMPAQDVAAGYSHDDDYRLSAGDYYEHLVTVFRGWSERDEVVSGQWPATLEEAFGIEPTHSYPLSDADARELVDHFMDVYAPARSSRNALRAFEGFIVDGPEYLTVVSGDGRELQTIHYKPERGDDGLLWGDYAMARIEPGNRVDRFLAGAAYLDGEHPSAVFARGYYTRTTLVAYDWDGEQLVERWYVDSGHAPLTNPFNDGPHGRDGTDPVYGTITTQGFHSLSFADVDGDGRHEVVYGSATLDDDGSLLYSSFDVMPEESADPGTLTRLGHGDAMHVTDIDPDRPGLEIFTVHEGGTWAPYGYALRDAATGEVIHGEYSGRDTGRGMIGDVLPGVRGMEMWASMPAGSDASGILGVDGTRLAATSPGTNMSVRWSGDGTTQIVNGAIDSSGNPVTPTIDDWTRGTLRTLSGTATNNGTKGNPGLVADVIGDWREEVLVRTLDSTALRIFTSTEPTERTMYTLMHDPQYRVETARQQTTYNQPAYPGFYLASDTDFTQVPVPSSTDQAALEVELSAVGEPEVVRRGETVEILATVRNVGSVPLTDPVVDVIDDDAVPACDATEIDPGDAATCTVLSRVVTDEDVAAGSIEITVSGWAAAPVGVAAADSARASIVLAVAPAETASPTPTPTPSEPVSPGPSETVTTPAPSPSSSSTSDGSLSDTGADVLRTALAALALLGAGAAGLAWRRRTAG; from the coding sequence ATGACGCATCGACCAGTCCGACGCCGAGCAGCAGCGGGGGGCGGGGTGCTCGCCGCGAGCGCGGCGCTGGCCGTGGCAGCTCTCGCAGCCCCGGGGTTCGCCGCCCCGGCGACCGCGGCCCCGACCACCGACGACGGCTCCCAGACCCCGATCCAGCTCGAGCGACTCGACCGCGGCGTCGTCGCCGTGGCGGGAGCCGAGGGGGTGACCCTCACCTGGCGCCTGCTGGCGGACGAGGTCACGGAGGCCTCGACGACGTCGCTGACCGGGCCGCTCTTCGTCGTCGAGCGCGACGGCGTCGAGATCGCGCGGACGACCGCGACCAACGCCGCCGACCCCGGCGGCACGCCCGAGTCCACCTACGTGGTGCGGACGGTGGTGGACGGACGCGAGGTCGGCGCGAGCACGGTCGTGCCGTGGGCGCAGGACCACCTCGACATCCCGCTCAACAAGCCGGCCGGCGGCGTGACACCGGCGGGAGAGGCGTACACCTACAGCGCCAACGACGTCAGCGTCGCCGACCTCGACGGGGACGGCAGCTACGAGTACGTCGTCAAGTGGGACCCGTCCAACTCCAAGGACGTGTCCCAGGTCGGCTACACCGGCAGCACGTACCTGGACGCCTACACGCTCGAGGGGCGGCAGCTCTGGCGGATCGACCTCGGCGTCAACATCCGCTCGGGGGCGCACTACACGCAGTTCCCGGTCATGGACTTCGACGGGGACGGAACCGCCGAGCTCATGGTCAAGACGGCACCGGGAACCTCCATCACCCGGTACGACGAGACCGGAGCGGTCGTGTCGTCCTCGACGATCACGATGCCGGCGCAGGACGTCGCCGCCGGCTACTCCCACGACGACGACTACCGGCTCTCCGCCGGGGACTACTACGAGCACCTCGTGACGGTGTTCCGCGGCTGGTCCGAGCGCGACGAGGTCGTCTCGGGACAGTGGCCCGCGACGCTCGAGGAGGCCTTCGGGATCGAGCCGACCCACTCCTACCCGCTGTCGGACGCCGACGCCCGCGAGCTCGTCGACCACTTCATGGACGTCTACGCGCCGGCCCGCAGCTCCCGCAACGCGCTGCGAGCGTTCGAGGGCTTCATCGTCGACGGCCCGGAGTACCTCACCGTCGTCTCGGGCGACGGCCGCGAGCTCCAGACGATCCACTACAAGCCGGAGCGCGGCGACGACGGCCTGCTGTGGGGCGACTACGCCATGGCGAGGATCGAGCCGGGCAACCGCGTCGACCGCTTCCTGGCCGGGGCCGCCTACCTCGACGGCGAGCACCCCTCAGCCGTCTTCGCCCGCGGCTACTACACCAGGACGACGCTCGTTGCCTACGACTGGGACGGGGAGCAGCTCGTCGAGCGCTGGTACGTCGACTCCGGGCACGCCCCGCTGACCAACCCGTTCAACGACGGCCCGCACGGCCGCGACGGGACCGACCCGGTCTACGGGACGATCACCACCCAGGGCTTCCACTCGCTCTCGTTCGCCGACGTCGACGGCGACGGCCGCCACGAGGTGGTCTACGGCTCCGCGACGCTCGACGACGACGGGTCGCTCCTCTACTCCTCGTTCGACGTCATGCCCGAGGAGAGCGCGGACCCGGGCACCCTCACCCGGCTCGGGCACGGGGACGCGATGCACGTGACCGACATCGACCCCGACCGTCCCGGGCTGGAGATCTTCACCGTGCACGAGGGCGGCACGTGGGCGCCCTACGGCTACGCGCTGCGCGACGCCGCGACCGGCGAGGTCATCCACGGCGAGTACTCCGGCCGGGACACCGGTCGCGGCATGATCGGTGACGTCCTGCCGGGCGTCCGCGGGATGGAGATGTGGGCGTCGATGCCCGCCGGGTCGGACGCCAGCGGGATCCTCGGCGTCGACGGCACCCGGCTCGCCGCCACCTCGCCGGGGACCAACATGTCGGTCCGCTGGTCCGGCGACGGCACGACCCAGATCGTCAACGGGGCGATCGACTCGTCCGGCAACCCCGTGACCCCGACGATCGACGACTGGACCCGCGGCACGCTCCGGACCCTCTCGGGCACCGCGACGAACAACGGGACCAAGGGCAACCCCGGCCTGGTCGCCGACGTGATCGGCGACTGGCGCGAGGAGGTCCTGGTCCGCACGCTCGACTCGACCGCGCTGCGGATCTTCACCTCGACCGAGCCGACGGAGCGCACCATGTACACGCTCATGCACGACCCGCAGTACCGCGTGGAGACGGCGCGTCAGCAGACGACGTACAACCAGCCCGCCTACCCGGGCTTCTACCTGGCCTCCGACACGGACTTCACCCAGGTGCCGGTGCCCAGCTCCACGGACCAGGCCGCCCTCGAGGTCGAGCTCTCCGCGGTGGGCGAGCCCGAGGTCGTCCGCCGGGGCGAGACGGTGGAGATCCTCGCCACCGTCCGCAACGTCGGCTCCGTCCCGCTCACCGACCCCGTCGTCGACGTCATCGATGACGACGCGGTCCCGGCCTGCGACGCCACCGAGATCGACCCGGGGGATGCCGCCACCTGCACCGTGCTGAGCCGTGTCGTCACGGACGAGGACGTCGCCGCCGGCAGCATCGAGATCACCGTCTCCGGGTGGGCGGCGGCGCCGGTCGGCGTCGCGGCCGCGGACTCCGCGCGAGCGAGCATCGTCCTCGCCGTCGCACCGGCCGAGACCGCCTCGCCCACGCCGACGCCCACGCCGAGCGAGCCGGTCTCGCCCGGCCCGAGCGAGACGGTGACGACGCCCGCACCCTCGCCCTCGTCGTCGTCCACCTCCGACGGGTCGCTCTCCGACACGGGTGCCGACGTCCTGCGGACGGCGCTCGCGGCACTCGCGCTCCTCGGAGCCGGCGCCGCCGGCCTCGCCTGGCGCCGGCGCACGGCGGGCTGA
- a CDS encoding GH32 C-terminal domain-containing protein, translating into MHRIFYQPAERWFGDCMPFFHDGVYYLFHQRDTRRPGPFGEPFGWALVTTTDFVTYEDHGEVLPGGGDDAQDQFIFAGSVFRAGDEFFAFYTGYNRDYRAQGRPSQVLQVARSTDLIHWEKTDRLHVAPQPGYDPDDWRDPVVLWDEEKQHYLMILGGRREGPKTRTTGSTVAFTSTDLVEWTFDGDFWAPGRFTMQEMPDLFRAGGRWYHLITEYSSESKTVYRVSDSLEGPWTAPFDDAFDGRAYYAARSAGEGDQQFLFGWVATKEDEDDARGWEWGGTLVVHEVVLRPDGSLGVKAPDGVAAAFGEVAGRLPQPVTLSSAGDVVRLPLGSVDAETYRVLVRLRLAGDATFGLRFAEDEESGVSYRYGVSTARRSLVFDRHPSYPWPRYDNRGIARPVVLEPGEHVLDLQVDGSIAVLYLDDVALSTRVYDRVGSEIALDVEVGTVEVLSVEVQEHAG; encoded by the coding sequence GTGCACCGGATCTTCTACCAGCCCGCCGAACGATGGTTCGGGGACTGCATGCCGTTCTTCCACGACGGCGTCTACTACCTGTTCCACCAGCGCGACACCCGCCGGCCCGGGCCGTTCGGGGAGCCCTTCGGCTGGGCGCTCGTCACGACGACGGACTTCGTGACCTACGAGGACCACGGCGAGGTGCTGCCCGGCGGCGGCGACGACGCGCAGGACCAGTTCATCTTCGCCGGCTCGGTCTTCCGGGCCGGGGACGAGTTCTTCGCGTTCTACACGGGGTACAACCGGGACTACCGGGCGCAGGGCCGACCCTCGCAGGTGCTCCAGGTGGCCCGCAGCACGGACCTGATCCACTGGGAGAAGACCGACCGGCTCCACGTGGCCCCGCAGCCCGGGTACGACCCGGACGACTGGCGCGACCCCGTCGTGCTGTGGGACGAGGAGAAGCAGCACTACCTGATGATCCTCGGCGGGCGCCGCGAGGGACCGAAGACGCGGACGACGGGCAGCACCGTCGCGTTCACCTCGACCGACCTCGTCGAGTGGACCTTCGACGGCGACTTCTGGGCTCCCGGCCGGTTCACCATGCAGGAGATGCCGGACCTGTTCCGCGCCGGTGGACGCTGGTACCACCTCATCACCGAGTACAGCAGCGAGTCCAAGACGGTCTACCGGGTCTCGGACTCCCTCGAGGGCCCGTGGACGGCGCCGTTCGACGACGCCTTCGACGGCCGCGCCTACTACGCGGCGCGCAGCGCGGGGGAGGGCGACCAGCAGTTCCTCTTCGGCTGGGTCGCGACGAAGGAGGACGAGGACGACGCGCGCGGCTGGGAGTGGGGCGGAACGCTCGTCGTGCACGAGGTGGTCCTGCGCCCGGACGGGTCGCTCGGCGTCAAGGCGCCCGACGGCGTGGCCGCCGCCTTCGGCGAGGTCGCCGGGCGGCTGCCGCAGCCCGTGACGCTGTCCTCGGCCGGTGACGTCGTGCGGCTCCCGCTCGGGAGCGTCGACGCCGAGACCTACCGCGTCCTCGTGCGGCTGCGCCTGGCCGGCGACGCGACGTTCGGGCTGCGGTTCGCGGAGGACGAGGAGTCCGGCGTCTCCTACCGCTACGGCGTCTCGACCGCGCGACGCTCGCTCGTCTTCGACCGCCACCCGAGCTACCCGTGGCCGCGGTACGACAACCGCGGCATCGCGCGTCCGGTCGTCCTGGAGCCGGGCGAGCACGTCCTCGACCTGCAGGTCGACGGCTCGATCGCGGTGCTCTACCTCGACGACGTCGCGCTCTCGACGCGGGTCTACGACCGGGTCGGGTCCGAGATCGCGCTCGACGTCGAGGTCGGGACGGTCGAGGTGCTCTCCGTCGAGGTGCAGGAGCACGCCGGCTGA
- a CDS encoding FAD-binding protein — MSERQEYDVVVIGSGGAAFATAMGAVDEGLSVLMVESTDRWGGSTAMSGGGMWLPDNPLMRRDGVGDSREEALAYLEATVGDVGRAASRERREAFVDGVEDFVTTAERFGVRFARATDYPDYYPELPGGKIGRAIEVAPLDSKILGEWWETLRGALPLPAMTNDVWLLGRAWSTPSGMVRGARVVGRILGGVVTGKRLVGIGNAWATAFCKAVVVDRGVELWLGSPLTSLVTDDDGRVTGVRVTRDGVEVEVAARRGVMLAGGGFEANREWRRRYQGVDGEPSGNPGNLGHPIEAAREVGAALELMDDAWWGASLAPPPGGHPAFIVGERSMPYSLMVDARGRRFANESESYVDLGHHMLELDGGAGPYWLLTDARFSRRYLRTFAMDPRAMKAMRAAGIVVEARTLTELARRIDVDATTLRESVERFNGFARSGVDGDLGRGNSAYDRYYGDPTVHPNPNLGPVERGPFTAYRVVLGDLGTKGGVVTDADARALREDGGVIDGLYAAGNTSASVMGRTYPGPGSTIAPAAVFGLRGARHMARAARP; from the coding sequence ATGTCCGAACGGCAGGAGTACGACGTCGTCGTCATCGGCAGCGGCGGTGCCGCCTTCGCGACGGCCATGGGTGCCGTCGACGAGGGCCTGTCCGTCCTCATGGTCGAGTCGACGGACCGGTGGGGTGGCAGCACCGCCATGTCCGGCGGCGGGATGTGGCTGCCCGACAACCCGCTCATGCGCCGCGACGGCGTCGGCGACTCCCGCGAGGAGGCCCTCGCCTACCTGGAGGCGACCGTCGGCGACGTCGGGCGAGCGGCGAGCCGCGAGCGCAGGGAGGCGTTCGTCGACGGCGTCGAGGACTTCGTCACGACGGCCGAGCGGTTCGGCGTGCGGTTCGCGCGCGCGACCGACTACCCGGACTACTACCCCGAGCTCCCCGGCGGGAAGATCGGCCGCGCCATCGAGGTCGCCCCGCTCGACTCGAAGATCCTCGGTGAGTGGTGGGAGACCCTGCGCGGCGCCCTGCCGCTGCCGGCGATGACGAACGACGTGTGGCTGCTCGGCCGCGCGTGGTCCACCCCGAGCGGCATGGTCCGCGGCGCGCGGGTGGTCGGCCGGATCCTCGGTGGCGTCGTCACCGGCAAGCGCCTCGTCGGCATCGGCAACGCGTGGGCGACGGCGTTCTGCAAGGCGGTCGTCGTCGACCGCGGGGTCGAGCTGTGGCTCGGGTCGCCGCTGACGTCGCTCGTGACCGACGACGACGGCCGCGTCACCGGCGTCCGCGTGACGCGCGACGGGGTGGAGGTCGAGGTGGCGGCGCGCCGCGGCGTCATGCTCGCGGGCGGCGGCTTCGAGGCGAACCGCGAGTGGCGTCGGCGGTACCAGGGCGTCGACGGGGAGCCGTCCGGCAACCCCGGCAACCTCGGGCACCCGATCGAGGCGGCGCGGGAGGTCGGCGCCGCGCTCGAGCTGATGGACGACGCGTGGTGGGGCGCCTCGCTCGCGCCGCCGCCGGGCGGCCACCCCGCGTTCATCGTCGGCGAGCGGTCCATGCCGTACTCGCTCATGGTCGACGCGCGGGGCCGGCGGTTCGCCAACGAGTCCGAGTCCTACGTCGACCTCGGCCACCACATGCTCGAGCTCGACGGCGGCGCCGGCCCCTACTGGCTCCTCACCGACGCCCGGTTCAGCCGGCGGTACCTGCGCACGTTCGCCATGGACCCGCGGGCGATGAAGGCGATGCGCGCGGCCGGGATCGTCGTCGAGGCGCGGACGCTCACCGAGCTGGCCCGTCGGATCGACGTCGACGCGACGACGCTGCGGGAGAGCGTCGAGCGGTTCAACGGCTTCGCGCGCTCCGGCGTCGACGGCGACCTCGGCCGCGGCAACTCCGCGTACGACCGGTACTACGGCGACCCGACCGTGCACCCCAACCCCAACCTCGGCCCGGTGGAGCGCGGGCCGTTCACCGCCTACCGCGTCGTGCTCGGCGACCTCGGGACGAAGGGCGGCGTCGTCACCGACGCGGACGCCCGCGCCCTGCGCGAGGACGGCGGGGTCATCGATGGTCTCTACGCCGCCGGCAACACGTCGGCCTCGGTCATGGGTCGCACGTACCCGGGGCCGGGCTCGACCATCGCGCCGGCTGCGGTGTTCGGGCTCCGGGGCGCGCGACACATGGCGCGCGCCGCCCGGCCGTAG
- a CDS encoding SDR family NAD(P)-dependent oxidoreductase: MALTAGSTIKEWLDDPTGGELLRGLLAAGGADAESLAPVHGLPLQQLVVMSQGRMPQEAVDDLVRRANGGVIPEDEEPTGWVEVITPGRFAGRTVVVTGAASGIGRATTSRLVREGARVVAVDISAERLDALVADLGEAIVPVAADVTSDDGIAAIVAAAGERVHGLGNVAGIMDDFAPVAEVSDAMWERVMAVNVTGPFRLMRALIPGMVAAGGGTVVNVTSEAGLRGAAAGTAYTTSKHALVGLTRSAATMYGPAGLRVNAVAPGGVATGMAIPGTNEAGMARLRPFHGTAPAPALPEALAASICFLLSEDSVNVNGAILPSDGGWSAA; encoded by the coding sequence ATGGCGCTCACGGCCGGCAGCACGATCAAGGAGTGGCTCGACGACCCGACGGGTGGTGAGCTCCTGCGCGGGCTCCTCGCCGCCGGGGGCGCCGACGCGGAGAGCCTCGCCCCGGTGCACGGGCTCCCGCTGCAGCAGCTCGTCGTCATGAGCCAGGGGAGGATGCCGCAGGAGGCGGTCGACGATCTCGTCCGCCGGGCGAACGGCGGCGTGATCCCCGAGGACGAGGAGCCGACCGGCTGGGTCGAGGTCATCACCCCGGGCCGGTTCGCGGGGCGGACGGTGGTCGTCACGGGCGCCGCGAGCGGCATCGGCCGGGCGACCACGTCGCGGCTCGTGCGTGAGGGCGCCCGCGTCGTCGCCGTCGACATCTCGGCCGAGCGGCTCGACGCGCTGGTCGCCGACCTCGGCGAGGCGATCGTGCCCGTCGCGGCCGACGTCACGAGCGACGACGGCATCGCCGCGATCGTCGCCGCCGCCGGCGAGCGGGTGCACGGGCTCGGCAACGTCGCCGGCATCATGGACGACTTCGCGCCGGTGGCCGAGGTGAGCGACGCGATGTGGGAGCGGGTCATGGCCGTCAACGTGACCGGGCCGTTCCGGCTCATGCGCGCGCTCATCCCCGGGATGGTGGCGGCCGGCGGCGGGACCGTCGTCAACGTGACGTCGGAGGCGGGGCTGCGCGGCGCGGCGGCCGGGACCGCGTACACGACGTCCAAGCACGCGCTCGTCGGGCTCACCCGCAGCGCCGCGACGATGTACGGGCCGGCGGGGCTGCGGGTCAACGCCGTGGCGCCCGGCGGGGTAGCGACGGGCATGGCGATCCCCGGGACGAACGAGGCCGGGATGGCGCGGCTGCGGCCGTTCCACGGGACCGCGCCGGCTCCGGCGCTGCCCGAGGCGCTGGCCGCGTCGATCTGCTTCCTCCTGAGCGAGGACTCCGTCAACGTCAACGGCGCGATCCTGCCGTCGGACGGCGGGTGGTCGGCCGCCTGA
- a CDS encoding carbohydrate ABC transporter permease, giving the protein MSAPTVDPVERPPTALRRDTRPAMRRERRAALGFLAPNLLGFTVFTIVPIGASLVLAFYEWPLLGERVFVGLDNVVRMLTTDPVFWQIVGNTFYFVVGYVALNLLVSFSLALWLQSRVRFKGFYRFVFFLPVVSPMVANAMVWRMLYQRDDGLIAQLFQALTGTSGPNWLGDARWAMPAVILMSLWAGFGYNMIILVAGLQAIPATMTEAAQIDGAGWWSRLAHVTLPLVTPSLFFATVMTVISSLQVFAQPFILTGGGPGIATSTLVFYLYQWGFQSYEMGYASAIAWFLFMLIMTITFIQFRGQKKWVHY; this is encoded by the coding sequence ATGTCTGCCCCCACCGTTGACCCGGTCGAGCGGCCGCCGACGGCCCTGCGGCGCGACACGCGGCCCGCGATGCGCCGAGAGCGCCGGGCCGCCCTCGGCTTCCTCGCCCCGAACCTCCTCGGCTTCACCGTCTTCACGATCGTTCCGATCGGCGCCTCGCTCGTGCTCGCGTTCTACGAGTGGCCCCTCCTCGGGGAGCGGGTCTTCGTCGGGCTCGACAACGTCGTCCGGATGCTCACGACGGACCCGGTGTTCTGGCAGATCGTCGGGAACACCTTCTACTTCGTCGTCGGCTACGTCGCGCTCAACCTCCTCGTCTCGTTCTCCCTCGCGCTGTGGCTCCAGTCGCGGGTGCGGTTCAAGGGGTTCTACCGGTTCGTGTTCTTCCTGCCCGTGGTGAGCCCGATGGTCGCGAACGCGATGGTCTGGCGCATGCTCTACCAGCGCGACGACGGCCTGATCGCCCAGCTCTTCCAGGCGCTCACGGGAACCTCGGGACCCAACTGGCTCGGCGACGCGCGCTGGGCCATGCCCGCCGTCATCCTCATGTCGCTGTGGGCCGGGTTCGGCTACAACATGATCATCCTCGTCGCCGGGCTGCAGGCCATCCCGGCGACGATGACGGAGGCCGCCCAGATCGACGGCGCCGGCTGGTGGAGCCGGCTGGCGCACGTGACGCTCCCGCTCGTCACCCCGAGCCTGTTCTTCGCGACGGTGATGACCGTCATCTCCTCGCTCCAGGTGTTCGCGCAGCCGTTCATCCTCACCGGCGGCGGCCCCGGCATCGCCACCTCGACGCTCGTCTTCTACCTCTACCAGTGGGGCTTCCAGTCCTACGAGATGGGCTACGCCTCGGCCATCGCCTGGTTCCTCTTCATGCTCATCATGACGATCACGTTCATCCAGTTCCGCGGGCAGAAGAAGTGGGTGCACTACTGA
- a CDS encoding carbohydrate ABC transporter permease, whose translation MTTTTAARARSRLVQVVSQVLLTLAAALVLLPFVWMVASALKPASEVFASPPSLVGSSLRWENFTNAWTYLPFGRFMVNGIVVSAIGTVMVVASSAMAAYAFSRIRWRGRDGVFLLYLGTLMIPQEVLVVPMFILMRNLGWTNSYLGLIVPWAFTAFGTFLLRQFFLTVPEELEDAARIDGASRWRMFVRIVLPMATPAMGTLAVFTFIGYWNSFLWPLLIVSDVRMATVPLGLNMFLGQTGNQWNLLMAAATISIVPSALIVLGLQRYLVSGIALSGMGGR comes from the coding sequence ATGACGACGACCACCGCCGCCCGTGCCCGCTCCCGCCTCGTCCAGGTCGTCTCCCAGGTCCTGCTGACACTGGCCGCCGCCCTCGTCCTGCTGCCGTTCGTCTGGATGGTCGCCTCGGCGCTCAAGCCGGCGAGCGAGGTGTTCGCGTCGCCGCCCTCGCTCGTCGGGTCGTCGCTCCGGTGGGAGAACTTCACGAACGCGTGGACCTACCTCCCGTTCGGGCGGTTCATGGTCAACGGGATCGTCGTCTCCGCGATCGGCACCGTCATGGTGGTCGCCTCGTCCGCGATGGCCGCGTACGCGTTCTCGCGCATCCGGTGGCGGGGCCGCGACGGGGTGTTCCTGCTCTACCTCGGGACGCTCATGATCCCGCAGGAGGTGCTCGTCGTCCCGATGTTCATCCTCATGCGCAACCTCGGCTGGACCAACTCCTACCTCGGGCTCATCGTGCCCTGGGCCTTCACGGCCTTCGGCACCTTCCTGCTCCGCCAGTTCTTCCTCACCGTCCCCGAGGAGCTGGAGGACGCGGCCCGCATCGACGGGGCGAGCCGGTGGCGCATGTTCGTCCGGATCGTGCTGCCCATGGCGACGCCGGCGATGGGGACGCTCGCCGTGTTCACCTTCATCGGCTACTGGAACAGCTTCCTGTGGCCCCTGCTCATCGTGAGCGACGTGCGGATGGCCACCGTCCCGCTCGGGCTCAACATGTTCCTCGGCCAGACCGGGAACCAGTGGAACCTCCTCATGGCGGCGGCCACCATCTCGATCGTCCCGAGCGCCCTCATCGTGCTCGGGCTCCAGCGCTACCTCGTCTCCGGCATCGCCCTGAGCGGCATGGGCGGGCGCTGA